The Paramisgurnus dabryanus chromosome 1, PD_genome_1.1, whole genome shotgun sequence genome includes a window with the following:
- the LOC135747017 gene encoding uncharacterized protein isoform X2, whose translation MRGYTWTSNQRPSPICQEPPPPYHASRNFQHNARQSHFDSPPYPTGQARHHSGHQEVVNNWNFPTSNTDGFAQGFQRNFGWYEGQQNQTFSQQPFTGQHQHFRSSNFVGRNTDGFVSDNPNADNYHARYNMQACSNAYFPTQQNYRQTGPPNINVAHMYCAQYSDHGNSRTMSNDNRDWSSNISDNCRSYQQPQRRQAHFYPQQSGQQQTPRRPSTPKHWAKDNAVTKKHNKSQAGLKINTSPPSKNFKQSRTELRSNATLNVPAAPSPKNQSSPEHSTPDTKGKSCDVNQNFHIHQTSTYDTQFNPTSRHDFNLTSYINSQLYRLLCSNEGTQDNKSATNKQPSDVGVENTSMEKSEDGDASVTDDSSQSRQLSSEPNLQSVVEPPSKRKKYELTQTNYWNKFPSKNSSVSKDGRLQSALPGTCQIGTTEENSSGQSEIQYVSDPTQCLEAVFALTKAFQQKAIAVVPPISQQTSNTEKMDDACKRVVDSPPLKIDAVWSLSEECDESKDPVINADDKLSQDSSPEVQQDGRISPVSKTTNNIADPSVTQSLETDVCQNDVQQSDTDSSETEIELSNVPVVEYTLEKLKRLVQSMEMTESFAERTEKPEGSVFDQILDKYWNGDVCCLLKYIRTNILDDVRHSLYVQNVEDDKSVVFKSITPENVKEVARFIVVNNETCSSPQEFRSSWLNVDAQPDIEKVLSEPLSNYITISELAPYNICVHADNLGEKDLEVTSFDADEQSERPDTGSFAEIVTPSAGNGRVEMTKEDKGHSNAKICGVAFPRNVPSEQETFEKRGDKMQNRKHLHTKPLANISPIADMYLERRHDSTKETLSQEHIRDKQEQVLASAPLLEQQVKLGSEQPHNNLLPVCPGDKPLPFVNAVSDCVKTTEDQSNFINTWQVEDISDDDSSGKMEVLTNSTDAMQVENFSKDENLCNTEALANSKDTMQTESIAEDENLGNMEVITNSTDKWQVEDISDDDNSGNIEAIADSTDAMQVENVYENENSGKIEVLSNLSDAMQVEEISDDENSDNENSFNDCLLMDMTVLSSEDALKFFQQLENQPQCDVKNSELVALSSNEPNCEYIQPKTCSRCGTNTIVTSEFTVDVNKMDSELFCIPCWETAPSPDLAIKPCSPEKSKIDVVGSDTKELEQNCSLPCLKSEVFETVIASTVPHKAHQRAACDKVVNSVPDKASEVQIRDFPTKSYAVENSTPNKAPETPSGGFPTENANKATKIQRRVFPKEKPKSEAVESSTPKKAPETPSRAFPPEKPKSDAVESSTPKKAPETPSRAFPPEKPKSDAVERSTPNKAPDTPSRGFPTEKPKSDAVERSTPNKAPESPSRCFLTEKPKSDAVESSTPKKAPETPSRGFPPEKPKSDAVERSTPNKDPETPSRCFLTEKPKKAPETSSRGFPTENANKATKIQSRDFMKEKPKTDAVESSTPNKAPEIQLRDFPTENENSEKMSILRSQLLIQRKKHLPLKSAFRSSAGDGSDDTALFAPDIVLKKRRPKKQNHSSSHATAVSATNLPVGKSQDCNSVINQKETRQKRQDPPLQVVNDKTMQDHKEKVREKGSCYLKPYLTTKLDRANKTPVKHSENLSPKKTVKKKVRFALFGTKSDHQCAAQERRFSPPATLTVFSAFQDSSKQWSQNKHPCFPQGRRFSDPSTSTVSSASKDYSDVLSAKQKVHNQWSSTFIPKVKKTSPPRSPPRSPQKVEPQKVEPQKVEPQKKKPQKPQEVLKSNMVALKKQILYRAMLSSQETEQKHTKH comes from the exons ATGCGGGGATACACCTGGACTTCGAATCAGCGACCTTCACCTATTTGCCAAGAACCACCACCACCTTATCACGCCAGCAGGAATTTCCAACACAATGCACGACAATCACACTTCGACTCCCCACCATACCCCACAGGACAGGCACGGCATCACAGTGGACATCAAGAGGTTGTAAATAACTGGAATTTCCCTACAAGCAATACAGATGGCTTTGCTCAAGGTTTTCAACGAAATTTCGGTTGGTATGAGGGACAGCAAAACCAAACATTTTCTCAACAACCATTCACAGGCCAACATCAACACTTCAGGTCTTCAAATTTTGTTGGACGCAACACAGATGGTTTTGTGTCTGACAACCCTAATGCAGATAATTACCATGCCAGATACAACATGCAGGCATGTTCAAATGCATATTTTCCCACCCAGCAAAACTACAGACAAACAGGACCACCGAATATTAATGTTGCTCATATGTATTGTGCTCAATATTCAGACCATGGAAACTCCAGAACTATGTCTAATGATAACAGGGACTGGAGTTCAAATATTTCTGACAATTGCAGGTCTTACCAACAACCTCAGCGTAGACAAGCTCACTTCTATCCTCAACAGTCAGGTCAACAGCAGACACCTAGACGTCCCTCAACACCTAAACATTGGGCCAAAGACAATGCCGTAACcaaaaaacataacaaaagtcaAGCTGGACTTAAAATAAATACTTCTCCACCTTCAAAGAACTTTAAACAGAGTCGGACAGAACTGAGGTCTAATGCAACTCTGAATGTACCGGCAGCTCCATCTCCGAAGAATCAAAGCAGCCCTGAGCATTCGACTCCAGACACAAAAGGTAAATCATGTGATGTTAATCAAAACTTTCATATACACCAAACATCTACATATGATACCCAATTTAACCCTACCTCAAGACATGATTTCAACTTGACATCTTATATTAACTCACAACTGTATCGACTTCTGTGTTCAAATGAAGGTACACAAGATAACAAATCAGCGACAAATAAGCAGCCATCAGATGTCGGAGTTGAAAACACCAGTATGGAAAAATCGGAAGACGGTGATGCCAGCGTGACTGACGACTCCTCGCAATCAAGGCAACTTTCTTCTGAGCCTAATTTACAGTCTGTAGTTGAACCCCCCAGTAAACGAAAGAAATACGAATTAACTCAGACGAACTATTGGAACAAGTTCCCATCCAAAAACTCAAGCGTGTCTAAGGATGGCAGGTTGCAGTCTGCCTTACCTGGCACCTGTCAGATAGGCACAACCGAAGAAAACAGCAGTGGGCAAAGTGAGATTCAATATGTTTCTGACCCCACCCAATGTCTTGAAGCTGTGTTTGCCCTAACGAAAGCCTTTCAGCAAAAAGCCATAGCGGTCGTCCCTCCCATTTCCCAGCAGACTTCAAACACAGAAAAGATGGATGATGCATGCAAAAGGGTTGTTGACAGTCCCCCTTTAAAGATTGATGCTGTCTGGTCACTTTCTGAAGAGTGTGATGAGTCAAAAGATCCTGTCATAAATGCAGATGACAAGCTGTCACAAGACTCCTCACCAGAGGTTCAGCAGGATGGCAGAATCAGTCCTGTAAGTAAGACCACTAACAACATTGCAGATCCAAGCGTGACTCAAAGTTTAGAGACTGATGTATGTCAAAATGACGTGCAACAAAGTGACACTGATTCGAGTGAAACTGAAATTGAATTGTCCAATGTACCAGTGGTTGAATATACATTAGAGAAATTGAAGAGGTTAGTACAGTCTATGGAGATGACAGAGTCATTTGCTGAACGTACAGAGAAACCCGAGGGATCTGTTTTCGATCAGATCTTGGACAAGTACTGGAATGGGGACGTTTGCTGTCTTTTAAAGTATATACGCACAAACATATTAGATGATGTCAGACACTCCCTGTATGTTCAAAATGTTGAAGATGACAAATCTGTGGTATTTAAAAGCATCACACCTGAAAACGTTAAAGAAGTGGCTCGCTTTATAGTTGTAAACAATGAGACGTGTTCATCACCCCAGGAGTTTAGGTCTTCTTGGTTAAATGTTGATGCTCAGCCAGATATCGAGAAAGTCCTTTCAGAACCGCTCTCCAATTACATCACTATCTCCGAATTGGCGCCTTATAACATTTGTGTCCATGCAGACAATTTAGGTGAGAAAGACCTTGAGGTTACATCATTCGATGCAGATGAGCAAAGTGAAAGGCCAGACACTGGAAGTTTTGCGGAAATTGTCACACCTTCTGCGGGAAATGGCAGGGTGGAAATGACCAAAGAGGACAAAGGGCATTCAAATGCAAAAATTTGTGGAGTCGCATTTCCTCGCAATGTTCCCAGTGAACAAGAAACATTTGAGAAGCGAGGTGACAAAATGCAAAATCGCAAGCATCTACACACAAAGCCTTTGGCAAACATTTCACCCATAGCGGACATGTATTTAGAACGGAGACATGATAGCACAAAAGAAACTTTAAGCCAAGAACATATAAGAGACAAACAAGAGCAAGTCTTAGCATCTGCTCCGCTCCTTGAGCAACAAGTGAAATTGGGCTCTGAACAACCACATAATAATCTGCTTCCCGTGTGCCCTGGAGATAAACCATTGCCATTTGTCAACGCTGTTTCAGATTGTGTGAAAACCACAGAAGACCAAAGTAACTTCATAAACACATGGCAGGTAGAAGATATTTCAGATGATGACAGTTCAGGCAAAATGGAGGTCCTTACAAACTCCACAGATGCAATGCAAGTAGAAAATTTTTCTAAAGATGAAAATCTATGCAATACGGAGGCCCTTGCTAACTCCAAAGACACAATGCAGACAGAAAGTATTGCTGAAGATGAGAATTTAGGAAATATGGAAGTCATTACTAACTCCACAGACAAATGGCAGGTAGAAGATATTTCAGATGATGATAATTCAGGCAATATAGAGGCCATTGCTGACTCCACAGACGCAATGCAAGTAGAAAATGTTTATGAAAACGAGAATTCAGGCAAAATAGAAGTCCTTTCAAACTTATCAGACGCAATGCAAGTAGAAGAAATTTCTgatgatgagaattcagataATGAAAACTCATTCAATGATTGCTTGTTGATGGATATGACAGTGCTGTCCTCCGAAGATGCTTTAAAATTTTTCCAACAGTTAGAAAATCAACCTCAATGTGACGTAAAAAACTCAGAGCTTGTGGCATTATCTTCCAATGAGCCTAATTGTGAATATATCCAACCAAAAACCTGCTCTCGTTGTGGAACCAATACTATTGTGACATCAGAATTCACTGTTGATGTGAATAAAATGGATAGTGAACTTTTTTGCATCCCGTGTTGGGAAACAGCACCATCGCCTGACCTAGCAATAAAACCATGCTCTCCTGAAAAGAGTAAGATTGATGTTGTGGGCAGTGACACAAAGGAACTGGAGCAAAATTGTAGTTTGCCATGTTTAAAATCAGAAGTCTTTGAGACAGTTATTGCTTCAACTGTGccacacaaagcacatcaaagAGCAGCCTGCGACAAAGTGGTAAATTCAGTGCCAGACAAAGCATCTGAGGTTCAAATTAGAGATTTTCCGACAAAAAGTTACGCTGTGGAAAATTCAACCCCTAACAAAGCTCCTGAGACTCCAAGTGGAG GTTTTCCAACAGAAAATGCAAACAAAGCCACTAAGATTCAAAGAAGAGTTTTTCCGAAAGAGAAACCAAAAAGTGAAGCTGTGGAAAGTTCAACCCCAAAGAAAGCTCCGGAGACTCCAAGTAGAGCTTTTCCACCAGAAAAGCCAAAAAGTGATGCTGTGGAAAGTTCAACCCCAAAGAAAGCTCCGGAGACTCCAAGTAGAGCTTTTCCACCAGAAAAGCCAAAAAGTGATGCTGTGGAAAGATCAACTCCAAACAAAGCTCCTGATACTCCAAGTAGAGGTTTTCCAACAGAAAAGCCAAAAAGTGATGCTGTGGAAAGATCAACTCCAAACAAAGCTCCTGAGTCTCCAAGTAGATGTTTTTTGACAGAAAAGCCAAAAAGTGATGCTGTGGAAAGTTCAACCCCAAAGAAAGCTCCGGAGACTCCAAGTAGAGGTTTTCCACCAGAAAAGCCAAAAAGTGATGCTGTGGAAAGATCAACTCCAAACAAAGATCCTGAGACTCCAAGTAGATGTTTTTTGACAGAAAAGCCAAAAAAAGCACCTGAGACTTCAAGTAGAGGTTTTCCAACAGAAAATGCAAACAAAGCAACTAAGATTCAAAGTAGAGATTTTATGAAAGAAAAACCAAAAACTGACGCTGTGGAAAGTTCAACCCCAAACAAAGCTCCTGAGATTCAACTTAGAGATTTTCCCACAGAAAATGAAAACTCAGAGAAAATGAGCATTCTCAGATCACAGCTGCTAATACAACGCAAAAAACATCTTCCATTAAAATCCGCATTCCGCAGCAGCGCTGGGGATGGTTCTGATGACACTGCGCTTTTCGCGCCAGATATTGTGCTTAAAAAGAGACGGCCAAAAAAGCAAAATCACAGCAGCAGCCATGCTACTGCTGTATCTGCGACCAACCTTCCTGTTGGCAAAAGTCAGGACTGCAATAGTGTGATAAACCAAAAAGAAACCAGGCAAAAAAGACAAGATCCTCCTTTACAGGTTGTGAATGACAAAACTATGCAGGACCATAAAGAAAAGGTGAGAGAAAAAGGGTCCTGTTACTTAAAACCGTATTTGACCACAAAACTTGACAGAGCAAACAAGACACCTGTGAAGCACAGTGAGAATCTGTCACCAAAGAAAACTGTGAAAAAGAAAGTGAGATTTGCCTTATTTGGGACCAAAAGCGATCACCAGTGTGCCGCACAAGAGCGGCGTTTCTCGCCCCCTGCTACTTTAACTGTCTTCAGCGCTTTCCAAGATTCTAGTAAGCAGTGGTCCCAAAACAAGCATCCGTGTTTTCCCCAAGGGCGGCGTTTTTCAGACCCCAGTACCTCAACAGTATCCAGTGCTTCCAAAGACTATTCAGACGTGCTTTCTGCCAAACAAAAAGTACACAACCAGTGGAGCAGCACTTTTATACCAAAAGTAAAGAAGACCTCCCCTCCCAGGTCTCCTCCCAGGTCACCACAGAAAGTCGAACCACAGAAAGTCGAACCACAGAAAGTCGAACCACAGAAGAAAAAACCCCAAAAACCCCAGGAAGTCTTGAAATCAAACATggtagcattaaaaaagcaAATTTTATATAGAGCCATGCTATCCAGCCAAGAGACTGAGCAAAAGCATACAAAACACTAA
- the LOC135747017 gene encoding uncharacterized protein isoform X3 produces MRGYTWTSNQRPSPICQEPPPPYHASRNFQHNARQSHFDSPPYPTGQARHHSGHQEVVNNWNFPTSNTDGFAQGFQRNFGWYEGQQNQTFSQQPFTGQHQHFRSSNFVGRNTDGFVSDNPNADNYHARYNMQACSNAYFPTQQNYRQTGPPNINVAHMYCAQYSDHGNSRTMSNDNRDWSSNISDNCRSYQQPQRRQAHFYPQQSGQQQTPRRPSTPKHWAKDNAVTKKHNKSQAGLKINTSPPSKNFKQSRTELRSNATLNVPAAPSPKNQSSPEHSTPDTKGTQDNKSATNKQPSDVGVENTSMEKSEDGDASVTDDSSQSRQLSSEPNLQSVVEPPSKRKKYELTQTNYWNKFPSKNSSVSKDGRLQSALPGTCQIGTTEENSSGQSEIQYVSDPTQCLEAVFALTKAFQQKAIAVVPPISQQTSNTEKMDDACKRVVDSPPLKIDAVWSLSEECDESKDPVINADDKLSQDSSPEVQQDGRISPVSKTTNNIADPSVTQSLETDVCQNDVQQSDTDSSETEIELSNVPVVEYTLEKLKRLVQSMEMTESFAERTEKPEGSVFDQILDKYWNGDVCCLLKYIRTNILDDVRHSLYVQNVEDDKSVVFKSITPENVKEVARFIVVNNETCSSPQEFRSSWLNVDAQPDIEKVLSEPLSNYITISELAPYNICVHADNLGEKDLEVTSFDADEQSERPDTGSFAEIVTPSAGNGRVEMTKEDKGHSNAKICGVAFPRNVPSEQETFEKRGDKMQNRKHLHTKPLANISPIADMYLERRHDSTKETLSQEHIRDKQEQVLASAPLLEQQVKLGSEQPHNNLLPVCPGDKPLPFVNAVSDCVKTTEDQSNFINTWQVEDISDDDSSGKMEVLTNSTDAMQVENFSKDENLCNTEALANSKDTMQTESIAEDENLGNMEVITNSTDKWQVEDISDDDNSGNIEAIADSTDAMQVENVYENENSGKIEVLSNLSDAMQVEEISDDENSDNENSFNDCLLMDMTVLSSEDALKFFQQLENQPQCDVKNSELVALSSNEPNCEYIQPKTCSRCGTNTIVTSEFTVDVNKMDSELFCIPCWETAPSPDLAIKPCSPEKSKIDVVGSDTKELEQNCSLPCLKSEVFETVIASTVPHKAHQRAACDKVVNSVPDKASEVQIRDFPTKSYAVENSTPNKAPETPSGGFPTGKPESDAVERSTPNKAPETPSRGFPTENANKATKIQRRVFPKEKPKSEAVESSTPKKAPETPSRAFPPEKPKSDAVESSTPKKAPETPSRAFPPEKPKSDAVERSTPNKAPDTPSRGFPTEKPKSDAVERSTPNKAPESPSRCFLTEKPKSDAVESSTPKKAPETPSRGFPPEKPKSDAVERSTPNKDPETPSRCFLTEKPKKAPETSSRGFPTENANKATKIQSRDFMKEKPKTDAVESSTPNKAPEIQLRDFPTENENSEKMSILRSQLLIQRKKHLPLKSAFRSSAGDGSDDTALFAPDIVLKKRRPKKQNHSSSHATAVSATNLPVGKSQDCNSVINQKETRQKRQDPPLQVVNDKTMQDHKEKVREKGSCYLKPYLTTKLDRANKTPVKHSENLSPKKTVKKKVRFALFGTKSDHQCAAQERRFSPPATLTVFSAFQDSSKQWSQNKHPCFPQGRRFSDPSTSTVSSASKDYSDVLSAKQKVHNQWSSTFIPKVKKTSPPRSPPRSPQKVEPQKVEPQKVEPQKKKPQKPQEVLKSNMVALKKQILYRAMLSSQETEQKHTKH; encoded by the exons ATGCGGGGATACACCTGGACTTCGAATCAGCGACCTTCACCTATTTGCCAAGAACCACCACCACCTTATCACGCCAGCAGGAATTTCCAACACAATGCACGACAATCACACTTCGACTCCCCACCATACCCCACAGGACAGGCACGGCATCACAGTGGACATCAAGAGGTTGTAAATAACTGGAATTTCCCTACAAGCAATACAGATGGCTTTGCTCAAGGTTTTCAACGAAATTTCGGTTGGTATGAGGGACAGCAAAACCAAACATTTTCTCAACAACCATTCACAGGCCAACATCAACACTTCAGGTCTTCAAATTTTGTTGGACGCAACACAGATGGTTTTGTGTCTGACAACCCTAATGCAGATAATTACCATGCCAGATACAACATGCAGGCATGTTCAAATGCATATTTTCCCACCCAGCAAAACTACAGACAAACAGGACCACCGAATATTAATGTTGCTCATATGTATTGTGCTCAATATTCAGACCATGGAAACTCCAGAACTATGTCTAATGATAACAGGGACTGGAGTTCAAATATTTCTGACAATTGCAGGTCTTACCAACAACCTCAGCGTAGACAAGCTCACTTCTATCCTCAACAGTCAGGTCAACAGCAGACACCTAGACGTCCCTCAACACCTAAACATTGGGCCAAAGACAATGCCGTAACcaaaaaacataacaaaagtcaAGCTGGACTTAAAATAAATACTTCTCCACCTTCAAAGAACTTTAAACAGAGTCGGACAGAACTGAGGTCTAATGCAACTCTGAATGTACCGGCAGCTCCATCTCCGAAGAATCAAAGCAGCCCTGAGCATTCGACTCCAGACACAAAAG GTACACAAGATAACAAATCAGCGACAAATAAGCAGCCATCAGATGTCGGAGTTGAAAACACCAGTATGGAAAAATCGGAAGACGGTGATGCCAGCGTGACTGACGACTCCTCGCAATCAAGGCAACTTTCTTCTGAGCCTAATTTACAGTCTGTAGTTGAACCCCCCAGTAAACGAAAGAAATACGAATTAACTCAGACGAACTATTGGAACAAGTTCCCATCCAAAAACTCAAGCGTGTCTAAGGATGGCAGGTTGCAGTCTGCCTTACCTGGCACCTGTCAGATAGGCACAACCGAAGAAAACAGCAGTGGGCAAAGTGAGATTCAATATGTTTCTGACCCCACCCAATGTCTTGAAGCTGTGTTTGCCCTAACGAAAGCCTTTCAGCAAAAAGCCATAGCGGTCGTCCCTCCCATTTCCCAGCAGACTTCAAACACAGAAAAGATGGATGATGCATGCAAAAGGGTTGTTGACAGTCCCCCTTTAAAGATTGATGCTGTCTGGTCACTTTCTGAAGAGTGTGATGAGTCAAAAGATCCTGTCATAAATGCAGATGACAAGCTGTCACAAGACTCCTCACCAGAGGTTCAGCAGGATGGCAGAATCAGTCCTGTAAGTAAGACCACTAACAACATTGCAGATCCAAGCGTGACTCAAAGTTTAGAGACTGATGTATGTCAAAATGACGTGCAACAAAGTGACACTGATTCGAGTGAAACTGAAATTGAATTGTCCAATGTACCAGTGGTTGAATATACATTAGAGAAATTGAAGAGGTTAGTACAGTCTATGGAGATGACAGAGTCATTTGCTGAACGTACAGAGAAACCCGAGGGATCTGTTTTCGATCAGATCTTGGACAAGTACTGGAATGGGGACGTTTGCTGTCTTTTAAAGTATATACGCACAAACATATTAGATGATGTCAGACACTCCCTGTATGTTCAAAATGTTGAAGATGACAAATCTGTGGTATTTAAAAGCATCACACCTGAAAACGTTAAAGAAGTGGCTCGCTTTATAGTTGTAAACAATGAGACGTGTTCATCACCCCAGGAGTTTAGGTCTTCTTGGTTAAATGTTGATGCTCAGCCAGATATCGAGAAAGTCCTTTCAGAACCGCTCTCCAATTACATCACTATCTCCGAATTGGCGCCTTATAACATTTGTGTCCATGCAGACAATTTAGGTGAGAAAGACCTTGAGGTTACATCATTCGATGCAGATGAGCAAAGTGAAAGGCCAGACACTGGAAGTTTTGCGGAAATTGTCACACCTTCTGCGGGAAATGGCAGGGTGGAAATGACCAAAGAGGACAAAGGGCATTCAAATGCAAAAATTTGTGGAGTCGCATTTCCTCGCAATGTTCCCAGTGAACAAGAAACATTTGAGAAGCGAGGTGACAAAATGCAAAATCGCAAGCATCTACACACAAAGCCTTTGGCAAACATTTCACCCATAGCGGACATGTATTTAGAACGGAGACATGATAGCACAAAAGAAACTTTAAGCCAAGAACATATAAGAGACAAACAAGAGCAAGTCTTAGCATCTGCTCCGCTCCTTGAGCAACAAGTGAAATTGGGCTCTGAACAACCACATAATAATCTGCTTCCCGTGTGCCCTGGAGATAAACCATTGCCATTTGTCAACGCTGTTTCAGATTGTGTGAAAACCACAGAAGACCAAAGTAACTTCATAAACACATGGCAGGTAGAAGATATTTCAGATGATGACAGTTCAGGCAAAATGGAGGTCCTTACAAACTCCACAGATGCAATGCAAGTAGAAAATTTTTCTAAAGATGAAAATCTATGCAATACGGAGGCCCTTGCTAACTCCAAAGACACAATGCAGACAGAAAGTATTGCTGAAGATGAGAATTTAGGAAATATGGAAGTCATTACTAACTCCACAGACAAATGGCAGGTAGAAGATATTTCAGATGATGATAATTCAGGCAATATAGAGGCCATTGCTGACTCCACAGACGCAATGCAAGTAGAAAATGTTTATGAAAACGAGAATTCAGGCAAAATAGAAGTCCTTTCAAACTTATCAGACGCAATGCAAGTAGAAGAAATTTCTgatgatgagaattcagataATGAAAACTCATTCAATGATTGCTTGTTGATGGATATGACAGTGCTGTCCTCCGAAGATGCTTTAAAATTTTTCCAACAGTTAGAAAATCAACCTCAATGTGACGTAAAAAACTCAGAGCTTGTGGCATTATCTTCCAATGAGCCTAATTGTGAATATATCCAACCAAAAACCTGCTCTCGTTGTGGAACCAATACTATTGTGACATCAGAATTCACTGTTGATGTGAATAAAATGGATAGTGAACTTTTTTGCATCCCGTGTTGGGAAACAGCACCATCGCCTGACCTAGCAATAAAACCATGCTCTCCTGAAAAGAGTAAGATTGATGTTGTGGGCAGTGACACAAAGGAACTGGAGCAAAATTGTAGTTTGCCATGTTTAAAATCAGAAGTCTTTGAGACAGTTATTGCTTCAACTGTGccacacaaagcacatcaaagAGCAGCCTGCGACAAAGTGGTAAATTCAGTGCCAGACAAAGCATCTGAGGTTCAAATTAGAGATTTTCCGACAAAAAGTTACGCTGTGGAAAATTCAACCCCTAACAAAGCTCCTGAGACTCCAAGTGGAGGTTTTCCAACAGGAAAGCCAGAAAGTGATGCTGTGGAAAGATCAACTCCAAACAAAGCTCCTGAGACTCCAAGTAGAGGTTTTCCAACAGAAAATGCAAACAAAGCCACTAAGATTCAAAGAAGAGTTTTTCCGAAAGAGAAACCAAAAAGTGAAGCTGTGGAAAGTTCAACCCCAAAGAAAGCTCCGGAGACTCCAAGTAGAGCTTTTCCACCAGAAAAGCCAAAAAGTGATGCTGTGGAAAGTTCAACCCCAAAGAAAGCTCCGGAGACTCCAAGTAGAGCTTTTCCACCAGAAAAGCCAAAAAGTGATGCTGTGGAAAGATCAACTCCAAACAAAGCTCCTGATACTCCAAGTAGAGGTTTTCCAACAGAAAAGCCAAAAAGTGATGCTGTGGAAAGATCAACTCCAAACAAAGCTCCTGAGTCTCCAAGTAGATGTTTTTTGACAGAAAAGCCAAAAAGTGATGCTGTGGAAAGTTCAACCCCAAAGAAAGCTCCGGAGACTCCAAGTAGAGGTTTTCCACCAGAAAAGCCAAAAAGTGATGCTGTGGAAAGATCAACTCCAAACAAAGATCCTGAGACTCCAAGTAGATGTTTTTTGACAGAAAAGCCAAAAAAAGCACCTGAGACTTCAAGTAGAGGTTTTCCAACAGAAAATGCAAACAAAGCAACTAAGATTCAAAGTAGAGATTTTATGAAAGAAAAACCAAAAACTGACGCTGTGGAAAGTTCAACCCCAAACAAAGCTCCTGAGATTCAACTTAGAGATTTTCCCACAGAAAATGAAAACTCAGAGAAAATGAGCATTCTCAGATCACAGCTGCTAATACAACGCAAAAAACATCTTCCATTAAAATCCGCATTCCGCAGCAGCGCTGGGGATGGTTCTGATGACACTGCGCTTTTCGCGCCAGATATTGTGCTTAAAAAGAGACGGCCAAAAAAGCAAAATCACAGCAGCAGCCATGCTACTGCTGTATCTGCGACCAACCTTCCTGTTGGCAAAAGTCAGGACTGCAATAGTGTGATAAACCAAAAAGAAACCAGGCAAAAAAGACAAGATCCTCCTTTACAGGTTGTGAATGACAAAACTATGCAGGACCATAAAGAAAAGGTGAGAGAAAAAGGGTCCTGTTACTTAAAACCGTATTTGACCACAAAACTTGACAGAGCAAACAAGACACCTGTGAAGCACAGTGAGAATCTGTCACCAAAGAAAACTGTGAAAAAGAAAGTGAGATTTGCCTTATTTGGGACCAAAAGCGATCACCAGTGTGCCGCACAAGAGCGGCGTTTCTCGCCCCCTGCTACTTTAACTGTCTTCAGCGCTTTCCAAGATTCTAGTAAGCAGTGGTCCCAAAACAAGCATCCGTGTTTTCCCCAAGGGCGGCGTTTTTCAGACCCCAGTACCTCAACAGTATCCAGTGCTTCCAAAGACTATTCAGACGTGCTTTCTGCCAAACAAAAAGTACACAACCAGTGGAGCAGCACTTTTATACCAAAAGTAAAGAAGACCTCCCCTCCCAGGTCTCCTCCCAGGTCACCACAGAAAGTCGAACCACAGAAAGTCGAACCACAGAAAGTCGAACCACAGAAGAAAAAACCCCAAAAACCCCAGGAAGTCTTGAAATCAAACATggtagcattaaaaaagcaAATTTTATATAGAGCCATGCTATCCAGCCAAGAGACTGAGCAAAAGCATACAAAACACTAA